One Aegilops tauschii subsp. strangulata cultivar AL8/78 chromosome 7, Aet v6.0, whole genome shotgun sequence genomic window carries:
- the LOC109760542 gene encoding probable potassium transporter 4: MFYKYCNLSTLLFVGRTASEGQGSKDSSKLCCPTQIEMATVSMDVEVGRDDKKKGFYQDLVLAYKTLGVVFGGLVTSPLYVYPSMNLTNPTEEDYLGIYSIMFWTLTLIGVIKYICIALNADDHGEGGTFAMYSLLCQHANIGILPSKKIYIEEEDLVSTHPAVTRRPSRLRRFIERSIVARRLLLLTAILGMCMLIGDGILTPAISVLSAIDGLRGPFPSVSKPVVEALSAAILIGLFLLQKYGTSKVSFIFSPIMAVWTFTTPIIGIYSIWRYYPGIFRALSPHYIVMFFITNQKRGWQLLGGTVLCITGAEAMFADLGHFSKRSIQIAFLTSIYPSLVLTYAGQTAYLINNVNDFSDGFYKFVPRPVYWPMFVIATLAAIVASQSLISATFSVIKQSVALDYFPRVKVVHTSRNKEGEVYSPETNYILMLFCVGAILGFGDGKNIGNAFGVVVIMVMLITTILLSLVMLIIWDTHVVLVALYFVPFLILEGTYVSAVCTKMLKGGWMPFAVSLLLALIMFGWYYGRQRKAEYEMANKVTLERLGELLAGPDVHRIPGLCFFYSNMQDWLTPVLAHYIRNLRSLHKVTIFLTLRYLLVAKVDAKDRVAIRRLGPNGVYGCTIQYGYADPLDSEEDELTGLVVGALRDYITEEEEEVALLEEAREAGVVHVRGKMRFHIGKDTGFFDRILLGFYEFLHSTCRSALPALGIPLQQRVEIGMLYKA; the protein is encoded by the exons ATGTTCTATAAGTACTGCAACCTCTCAACATTGTTATTCGTGGGCCGGACTGCTTCTGAGGGCCAAGGTTCCAAGGATTCATCCAAGCTCTGCTGTCCCACACAGATTGAAATGGCAACAGTCTCAATGGACGTTGAAGTGGGAAGAGATGACAAG AAGAAGGGGTTCTACCAAGATCTGGTCCTAGCTTACAAGACTCTGGGTGTTGTCTTCGGTGGCCTCGTCACTTCACCTCTCTATGTTTATCCGTCGATGAATCTGACCAATCCCACTGAGGAAGACTACCTCGGGATATACAGCATCATGTTCTGGACCCTGACCCTCATTGGTGTCATCAAGTACATATGCATAGCTCTGAATGCTGATGATCATGGTGAAG GTGGCACATTTGCCATGTATTCTCTGCTGTGCCAGCATGCCAACATTGGCATCCTCCCGTCCAAAAAGATTTACATTGAAGAAGAGGATCTGGTCTCGACTCACCCTGCTGTGACCAGAAGGCCAAGCAGGCTGAGGAGATTCATCGAGCGCAGCATTGTCGCTAGGAGGCTGCTGCTCCTCACTGCTATATTGGGCATGTGTATGCTAATTGGAGATGGCATTCTCACACCTGCTATTTCAGTCTTGTCTGCAATAGATGGACTGAGAGGCCCTTTCCCATCCGTCAGTAAAC CTGTGGTGGAGGCACTGTCTGCGGCGATCCTCATTGGGCTTTTCCTGCTACAGAAGTACGGCACGTCCAAAGTGAGTTTCATATTCTCACCGATCATGGCAGTGTGGACGTTCACCACACCGATCATCGGCATCTACAGCATCTGGCGCTATTACCCTGGCATCTTCAGGGCCTTGTCGCCACACTACATCGTTATGTTCTTCATCACCAACCAGAAAAGGGGCTGGCAGCTGCTCGGTGGGACCGTTCTCTGCATCACGG GTGCCGAGGCCATGTTTGCGGATCTTGGACACTTTAGCAAGAGGTCTATCCAGATCGCGTTCCTCACCAGCATATACCCCTCCCTCGTGCTCACTTACGCTGGGCAGACGGCGTACCTGATCAACAACGTCAATGACTTCAGCGACGGGTTCTACAAGTTTGTGCCGCGTCCCGTGTACTGGCCCATGTTTGTCATTGCGACGCTGGCAGCGATCGTGGCAAGTCAATCGCTGATCTCAGCCACCTTCTCTGTCATCAAGCAGTCGGTAGCCCTCGACTACTTCCCCCGTGTCAAGGTGGTGCACACCTCCAGGAACAAGGAAGGGGAGGTATACTCGCCGGAAACCAACTATATACTCATGCTGTTCTGTGTTGGTGCCATCCTCGGCTTCGGCGATGGCAAGAACATTGGAAACGCGTTCGGGGTGGTAGTCATCATGGTCATGCTGATCACCACCATCCTGCTCTCCCTGGTGATGCTCATCATCTGGGACACACATGTGGTGCTTGTGGCTCTCTACTTCGTGCCGTTCCTGATCCTCGAGGGCACCTACGTGAGCGCAGTGTGCACCAAGATGCTCAAAGGTGGGTGGATGCCGTTTGCAGTGTCATTGTTGTTGGCACTGATCATGTTCGGCTGGTACTACGGTAGACAGAGGAAAGCCGAGTACGAGATGGCGAACAAGGTGACACTCGAGCGGCTTGGTGAGCTCCTCGCTGGTCCTGACGTGCACCGCATCCCCGGGCTCTGCTTCTTCTATAGCAACATGCAGGACTGGCTCACGCCGGTGCTCGCGCACTACATCAGGAACTTGCGGTCGTTGCACAAGGTGACCATCTTCCTCACACTCCGGTACCTCCTGGTGGCCAAGGTCGATGCCAAGGACCGTGTGGCCATCCGGCGGCTTGGACCCAATGGAGTTTATGGGTGCACGATACAGTATGGCTACGCTGACCCGCTCGACTCTGAGGAGGATGAACTCACCGGCCTGGTGGTGGGCGCCCTGCGGGActacatcaccgaggaggaggaggaggtggctctGCTTGAGGAGGCGAGGGAGGCTGGGGTGGTGCACGTCAGGGGCAAGATGAGGTTCCACATCGGCAAAGACACGGGCTTCTTCGACCGTATTCTGCTTGGCTTCTACGAGTTCCTGCACAGCACGTGCCGGTCCGCGCTGCCAGCTCTCGGGATCCCCCTGCAGCAGCGCGTCGAGATCGGCATGCTCTACAAGGCCTGA